The Sander vitreus isolate 19-12246 unplaced genomic scaffold, sanVit1 ctg354_0, whole genome shotgun sequence DNA window tatcacacttctcagcctccccggtaaaatctactccaaggtgctggaaaggagggttcggtcgatagtcaaacctcaggttgaagaggaacaatgcggattccgtcctggtcgtggaacaacggaccagatctttactctcgcaaggatcctggagggagcctgggagtatgcccaaccggtctacatgtgtgttgtggatctggagaaggtgtaTGACTGGGTGTCCCAGGAGATATtatgggaggtgctgcgggagtacggggtgagggggtcccttctcagggccatccattCTCTgcatgaccaaagcgagagctgcgtccgggttctcggcagtaagtcagactcgtttcaggtgagagttggcctccaccagggctgcgctttgtcaccaatcctgtttgtagtatttatggacaggatatcgaggcgtagtcagggtggagaggggttgcagttcggtgggctggggatctcatcgctgctttttgcagatgatgtggtcctgatggcatcatcggcctgtgaccttcagcactcactggatcggttcgcagccgagtgtgaaggggctgggatgaggatcagcacctctaaattggaggccatggttctcagcaggaaaccgatggagtgacttctccaggtagggaatgagtccttaccccaagtgaaggagttcaagtaccttggggtcttgttcgcgagtgaggggacagtggagcgggagattggtcggagaatcggcgcagagggtgcggtattacattcaatttatcgcaccgttgtgacgaaaagagagctgagccagaaggcaaagctctcaatctaccggtcagtttttgttcctaccctcacctatggtgatgaaggctgggtcatgaccgaaagaacaagatccagggtacaagcggccgaaatgggtttcctcaggagggtagctggcgtctcccttagagatagggtgagaagctcagttatccgtgaggagctcggagtagagctgctgctccttcgcgtcgaaaggagccagttgaggtggttcgggcatctggtaaggatgccccctgggcgcctccctagggaggtgttccaggcacgtccagctgggaggaggcctcgggggagacccaggacttggtggagggattatatctccaacctggcttgggaacgccttgggatcccccagtcggagctggttaatgtggctcgggaaagggaagtttggggtcccctgctggagctgatacccccgcgacctgataccggataagcggatgaagatggatggatggatggatgttcatCTCCAATTAGATCCCAAGTAGCAGGAAACACAAATCTACGAAGtctttttcagtcaacacctgttggtcagcatatactgactacagtggagctgttggaCTAACGTTACTGGAGACAAGCCACAGTGTGTTCGCTACGTTTGAAGCTCCAAATTCTCCAAAAGGCTTAATTCCCCCATCCCTACTTCTCAgttttatgtttatatttcGCTCTCTACTGTACTAACTGTAGTTTTTAGTCTCCTGTATATTGGCCCTTGGCAACAAAAACACGGTGAAGGTTTTGATTTTGTATATTTGAATCAAATATTAAGTTAATAACATTCTAATCCATTATATTTGTACTGCCAGTCTTCCTGTTTGATGGTCTGTAAATTAATCTGACAGACTGATCTCTGCTGCCCTTTGGTGTTTAAGCAGCAGATGACACTCAATGTCAGGAACCCAATGAAGTTGTGATTACAATAATTACTCTAAATCATGTTTAATATTCACACTATAAATCATTACACACTTGTGTCAGTTCTTTGTATCATTGCTAGTTCATTTGGCAACTGgacattttgagaaaattaAGAGAAAGGCAAATGTTTTTGACCTATTTTCCAATGAAAAGTTTCAGTGTGAACAGCATTCAAAGTAAATTTTAGAATTCATACAGCAAAGTGTGCACAAAGTAAAGTAGAACAATATGAAGTAATATATCAGAAACAAAAATCCTTCAGAGTGAATTAGGTAACTAGAACTATGGCAACACTGCTCCATAGTTCAAACACAAAATTAAATATCTACTTATAACTATTTACTCTTTTCTTATGCATAAAGGACACTCTCGAGGACCAGCAGGTAAATATTTTAGACAGACAGGACAGGTGGTTTGAAGGAGTTGTCGAGGAAGGCATTAACACTCAGATAGAGAAACCGTCGCTTAACAGGGAGGAGGTCTGcaacattaataataatgctGTCCTTTCATCTCGAAACTAAgcagtaacactttataataatggtacatgaattatcatgaatccATGCATGTAGTAATTCACGACctatcagtaatgtacaaggattCATGTTCATTCATGTATCTCATGCACGACTTAATGCAGAAACAATACGTTAATGAATGCATTAAGGTGTTTcaatcatcatgatttctgatttattaatgatgttcataTCTTCTTCTAAGGTACATCTGTAGTTAAAGAGACAGGCTAAAGAAACTGAATAGTAGTGGTGTTATCATgactaactaaacattacttcatcatgtttgtggttCATCTTTAACGTTGATAATAAGGTATGATTAATGGTGGCACATGCAGCAATCATCTGTGCCCCCTCAAACCAAAAATTATCAAGACATTTCGAAGTTAGTAAAAAGTAAAGTAGTAAAGTAATTAAGTAATATTTAGTTAATTATGATTACAACACTATCCCGTTTCTTTAGCCTGTCACTTTAACTACATATACCAATGgagaagacatgaacatcattattattacattataaatTCCTTAACTGATGCATTAATTAAGGTTTGGTTCCTGCATTAAGTCGTGcatgagatactattaatccATGTACtttactgatagttcatgaagtactacatgaatgaattcatgataattaatGTCCCCATTTTATAAACAAATGCTCACATTTGGCCTTATGTGAGAACGCCAACAATGGTCGTTCAGACTTGGCCTCAAAGGTCTCAGACAATCATTACGACTGTCGTTACAACAGCCAGAAACACTAACAAACTTTATCTAGACAATGACCCTATACAGCTTTAATAGCTGGATTTCCCTACCGTTCAGTCAGATCTTAAGAAGTCTCTTggatcacacacaaaacatcttTGATGCACCTTTAACCAAGTCCTCTTGCACTTTTAACCTTACTTTAATATTAGCTAGACTACTTTCATTTAACACTCATCACCCTGAGgccatttttacaatttcttgtccgtctggttttattttctaaaaaagcttgtaaaacatcaaccctgttgtctCTAGTCAATCaatgtaaatcatttttttcaggaaaacTGGGCTATGGCATATTTGTGCTGTagtgaggtcacttgaatgcaaaaaaaggttgtatgaccttaaagacaaataaataaattaaatggaaAATTAATCTCACATATatttattgatatcacacacagagcaatACAAGCTGAGCCAATCTCCTGTCTGAATCAGTTCCCATATGTCTTGGGTGTCAaactgtgaagaaataaacataACTTATACAGTTGACGAAATATATAAatcttttcaaaaaaagtccagaTGCTTTtgccaataatcaaaataataacgtcatatttattgatatcacacacacagcaatgctacacaagcatttgtgttgtctaaacacttctcctatatatttggagtcatccagtgcaaaaataaacataatgaacattataactcatataaaggacaaactatttacatttcttcaaaaaaggcccaaatgtATCCCAAATCTCTCTGTAGAACGGTAATAGACCGGAGTTCTCTCTTACGGCTCTACCAATTCTAAACTAAACTATTTAAAGCCAAATTTGCAATAATACCGTTGAAGTTGGCCTATTTTTCTAAAGCTGATAAACTTTCTATTCCTCCTTTTTGAATCGTTTCACCTGATCGTCCtgttccatgttttttttggttttctccCTCGTATCTTTTGACACTGGCCTTGCGCTGAAATAAACTGTGTAATGATCTGATATTCCATTGTCCAAGACAAAGAGATCAAAGATGTCAACATTTCTGGTGATCACCAGATCCAGAGAGTGACCTGCCCGGTGTGTTGGTTCCTGTACATGCTGGTCCAGATTGTTAATCAACAAAAGCCAATCAAACTCATCAGTAGAGCGCCTGTTTTCAACATCAACCCAGATATTGAAATCACCGGTCACAATGATGCTGTTGTAGTTGAGAAGTATGAGACGGTCCAACAGTGTTTGAAACTCATCCAGGAATGCGCGGAATTGGGTCAAGTTGTACCCTGGTCTGTGATACACATTAATAATGAGGACAGGTTCGTCCCATTCCTCATGTTGCAGAACTGCTGCAACAAATTCAAAGGTCGTTATGAAGTTAAAATGAATTTGTTCACTCTGCAATGCCTGTGTGAACTGAATCGCTGTCCCTCCCCCTCTACTAGCTCTCGCCTGATAATAAAAATTGAAATTTGATGGCGAGGCCTCCCGGAGGACTCTGACTCCGGTGTCTTCTCTTAGGTAAGTCTCTGTTGAGAGAAAGACGTCCAGATTGCTTTGTGTTATGAGCTCTAAGATTCTGGATGTTTTGTTATTCATAGACCAAAGATTGAGCAACGCCACTCTTATTGCTGCAGGTGGTGTTTGGTTGTTCTCAAGCTCGTGATTGCTTTCCACGACAGTGCTGCTGTTACTTCTCTGATCCTGGCACCATTCCAACACTTCTttactctcttctctttcttcactTTGAGTCTTCTTTTGATGACGCTTTGTCTGCTTGCTTTCATCatcttctgtctcttcctcaccatcactctcctcttcctcctgatcactcccttcctcctcaccatcactctcctcttcctcctgatcactcccttcctcctcaccatcactctcctcttcctcctgatcactcccttcctcctcaccatcactctcctcttcctcctgatcactcccttcctcctcaccatcactctcctcttcctcctgatcactcccttcctcctcaccatcactctcctcttcctcctgatcactcccttcctcctcaccatcactctcctcttcctcctgatAGCTCTCCTTATCCTCACTATCAATGTCCTCTTCTTCCTGATCGCTCCCTTCATCCTCACCAtcactctcctcttcctctggctTTTCTGTACAGTCTTGAGTCTTGTTTTCTTCGTGTTCTTGTTGACTTTTAGCGATGTCATCAAACATCTTCCTGTGAATGAAACAAGTGAACTCGCAGTTAGAatcatacaaaaacaaacaaaaagatggtCAGTAAACAAATGTTTACAATGAAATGACATCTCGGTAAAAGAATTAGGAAGAACTTTTGTGAAATGTTGCTGGCTAGCATGATGTTGGCTCTAACTGAATTTGACTAAGCAATTGTGTGATCTGGTCGTAGGTCACAGTcgtggatgtattaagagaactggatacagcgttcggcgcaaagccccgttcattccaatGACAGTTGCATAAAAGTGCATTAAGCAGACATGGAGCTCGAAAAATACCCTGATCGTCCACGTTGACTGGCCCTTGAcatcaaacacatgcacactagCGACAGTTTGAGTTGTCGTAGCAACATGCTCATTCAGGAGCTTCTCTCTAGTGGAAAACGAGTAGCTAGACACGTTCATTGTCTTAAATATTCACTACAAAAAAACGTTTTCATTGTTTAATGCTTATCATataaaccatggatgtattaagagaaccaaggagatgtaatcatTATGTTGTGCTACTAGCTAACTGTAGCCCCGGCAGTTTGGGAACAGAGACGTTTATTATGttacatccacgttacaggctttaaaGCATAGCATCCTCTGATGTATTATAAGTTAATACACATGATGAATTAAAGCCATATTgacattattacagctacaggaatTTAGGAGAACCGTCATATGAGCCTGCAGTGCAGGGTGGCTAAGTCCTGCGGGGCAGCTCGCGTTCATTCATTATGCCGTGATGCTAactaatgctaacgttacctaCTAGCCCCAATACGGTTGTTAATAATGTAACATCCACGTTACAGTCTTTACAGCAAACAGTGCTCGGATGTGTCGTACAGGAtctcaggagaaaaaaaaaaaagactcaccATCTAAAATCTGAAGTTGCACTTCACCTTTATGGGACTTAAGTGAACTGGCTCTACTGAAAGTAAATAATCTGGCCCAATTTGATCCTACAGTGTTGCTAGTGTGCACTGGCTTTTTGAGCATTACAAATAAGATGCAAAATGATCAAAAGGGTCACTGTTAGACCtccatgacagttaagtttaggcaccaaaatcgACGGGTAAGGTTTAGGTTAAAATACCAATTTGCTTAAGTAGTACTTCCAGGACAGGAACTTCTGTCCCGTGGGTGAAATTCCTTTGTTTTGGATTAACTGGGTGAGGAATCACTTTAATACACTTTAGTAAACTGACAACTTCATACTTCATGTCGTCAAACTGTCCCCTCAGTATCCGGGTCATCTTTAGAATAGCGTCGGCTGTATCTCTCAGTGATTGGCTCGCTTCAGTCACATGATTCTTCTTGATCTGCTCTTTCCAGTTGTCAATCGCCTCAGGAAGTGCAAACGCCATTCCAACAGCTCCTCCCACAACCTGATCATGAATACGGATCAATACATGATTAATGTTCAATATTATCAGACTGTCAGCTCCAAggaaaatacataaacgcacaaTACATGAACATTTATCTAAACTGTCAATTCAGTAAATCACTGATTGCCAATCATGAAAACAGAATTGtgacatacagtcatgtgaacaaattaggacacccatgctaaatttgactaaaaagaggaaaaaaaaaaaaaaaaaatctgatcttaatgccttaattaaaaaaatgaggaaaaatccaatctttaaggacaccaattttgtttgtgaatgaataatatatcgtaaataaataaatgttcttcctttaaatacagggggcattagtcagtacacccctatgttaaattcccatagaggcaggcagacttttattttgaaaggccagttatttcatggatccaggatactatgatcctgatacagttcgcttggcccccccatcatcacatacccttcaccatacccccccatcatcacatacccttcaccatacccccacatcatcacatacccttcaccatacccccccatcatcacatacccttcaccatacccccacatcatcacatacccttcaccataccccccatcatcacatacccttcaccatacccccccatcatcacatacccttcaccatacccccccatcatcacatacccttcaccatacctagagattaacatggttgtatttcagttagtctaacagctgtttgatttgcattgagagatgatttcatggaaagtaccccatgttaatctctaggtatggtgaagggtatgtgatgatgggggggtatggtgaagggacttattttaaggaagaacatttatttatttacgatacattattcattcacaaagaaaattggtgtccttaaagattggatttttcctcatttttttaattaaggcattaagatcaatttccaaaagatgattttttttattcctctttttaagtcaactttagcatgggtgtcctaatttgttcacatgactgtagttatatgtggatgtttttttctgatttactgTTAATTTATGTAGAAATACATGTCTCTACGGAATCTTACCTTGGCTCCTCCTTTAAGGGCTGTTTTAAATGCAGTTGTAGACAGTAGTTTGATGAGTTCTCTCGATCCTTTAGCAAACAAAAACTTTAATTTTTTCCCACTAACTTCAACTGTGAAAAATGCTAAAATTCCAAAAAATCCAACCATCACTGGAGTATTGAAGTAGACCCAGTCGACACTCTTGTATCTTGGTCCATCGAAGAAAAACTGTGGCTCATCATCAAGCATGCGGAAGTTGATCTTCCGATCCAGTCCACTCCGTCTGGCCATGGCTTTCAGGATTTCAGTCGTGATGTGTCGGTCCAGATCATCTGGGTCTGCGAAGGAACTCACCTCCCTCCTCTCCGCCTTCAGTTGCTGGAacagtttttgtattttttctgcaatttcattgctcttctgttctgtgttcTGCGCCTCTTTCATGGTGTCATTGGATAAGAAGTGCTCTGTGATTTTAGTCACTACAGATACAGCGAAGCCTGTACCTGAATACGCTGCTCCTAACAAACCTAAAAATGGAGCAGCTGCTCCAGCGGTCAACACAGTGGCCACGCCGGCACCGATCAGACATGCAGCTCCTGCCACTGCCACTGTGCTGCCAACACATTCACTGGCATTGCATTTCTCTCTGAGTGACTCCAGCTCCTGGGCCAGTTTCTTCAGCTGCTCTGCACAGCGCTCCCTCTGCTCGATCCAGGAGAACATCTGCTCCAGCAGCTGGTCGGCGATGGCCATGATGGAGGTCTCTGTGTCTTCCTGATCCTCGCACCAGAGAGCAGAAAACTGCAGCAGAGAGATCAAGTCTGAAAGAACAAAGTCAGagcacaggagcgtttcataagttatacgtcctcatatctaaatcAGAGAAGGTAACGTCGCGGTGTTAAACACAtctttaacattgtgaaacggtTAGGTTTACGCAGAAAAACTaggtgatgatggggggggtatggtgaagggtatgtgatgatggggggtatgttgaagggtatgtgatgatggggggtatggtgaagggtatgtgatgatggggggtatgatgaagggtatgtgatgatgtgggggtatggtgaagggtatgtgatgatgtgggggggtatggtgaagggtatgtgatgatggggggtatgatgaagggtatgtgatgatgggggggtatggtgaagggtatgtgatgatgtgggggccaagggaactgtatcaggatcatagtatcctggatccatgaaataactggcctttcaaaataaaagtctgcctgc harbors:
- the LOC144513841 gene encoding uncharacterized protein LOC144513841 — encoded protein: MAIADQLLEQMFSWIEQRERCAEQLKKLAQELESLREKCNASECVGSTVAVAGAACLIGAGVATVLTAGAAAPFLGLLGAAYSGTGFAVSVVTKITEHFLSNDTMKEAQNTEQKSNEIAEKIQKLFQQLKAERREVSSFADPDDLDRHITTEILKAMARRSGLDRKINFRMLDDEPQFFFDGPRYKSVDWVYFNTPVMVGFFGILAFFTVEVSGKKLKFLFAKGSRELIKLLSTTAFKTALKGGAKVVGGAVGMAFALPEAIDNWKEQIKKNHVTEASQSLRDTADAILKMTRILRGQFDDMKKMFDDIAKSQQEHEENKTQDCTEKPEEEESDGEDEGSDQEEEDIDSEDKESYQEEEESDGEEEGSDQEEEESDGEEEGSDQEEEESDGEEEGSDQEEEESDGEEEGSDQEEEESDGEEEGSDQEEEESDGEEEGSDQEEEESDGEEETEDDESKQTKRHQKKTQSEEREESKEVLEWCQDQRSNSSTVVESNHELENNQTPPAAIRVALLNLWSMNNKTSRILELITQSNLDVFLSTETYLREDTGVRVLREASPSNFNFYYQARASRGGGTAIQFTQALQSEQIHFNFITTFEFVAAVLQHEEWDEPVLIINVYHRPGYNLTQFRAFLDEFQTLLDRLILLNYNSIIVTGDFNIWVDVENRRSTDEFDWLLLINNLDQHVQEPTHRAGHSLDLVITRNVDIFDLFVLDNGISDHYTVYFSARPVSKDTREKTKKNMEQDDQVKRFKKEE